In the genome of Nocardia sp. NBC_00416, one region contains:
- a CDS encoding FadR/GntR family transcriptional regulator codes for MTFASIPPMRRHSRSVSAEVAAHLERLIISGELRAGDRLPPERELAASMNVSRSSLREAMFELESKKLVERRQGRGSTVADISRGAAQLYGNLADLDVELGYATELRDLVEPRIAELAALRAVDSNLLSLDTVLTRSHESLPPEESMRLDIEFHTLLAHAAQNPLLVTLCTMTTEWTQRTRTLSHRTALGRRISIQGHEMIYRAVSDRDGAAAAAAMEQHLREVREISTPGVP; via the coding sequence ATGACCTTCGCATCGATACCCCCGATGCGCCGCCACTCGCGCAGTGTCAGCGCCGAGGTCGCGGCGCACCTGGAACGGCTGATCATCAGCGGCGAACTGCGGGCCGGGGACCGGCTCCCACCGGAACGCGAACTCGCGGCGAGTATGAACGTGTCCCGGTCGTCGTTACGCGAGGCGATGTTCGAACTGGAATCGAAGAAACTCGTGGAGCGTCGGCAGGGCCGGGGCAGCACGGTCGCCGATATCTCGCGGGGCGCCGCACAGCTGTACGGAAACCTGGCCGATCTCGACGTCGAACTCGGTTACGCGACCGAACTACGCGACCTGGTCGAGCCGCGGATCGCGGAACTTGCCGCGCTGCGCGCCGTGGACTCCAACCTCCTATCGCTCGACACCGTGCTGACCCGCTCCCACGAGAGCCTCCCGCCCGAGGAGTCGATGCGCCTCGACATCGAGTTCCACACACTGCTGGCGCACGCCGCGCAGAATCCGCTGCTGGTCACGCTGTGCACGATGACCACCGAATGGACGCAGCGCACCCGGACGCTCTCCCATCGCACCGCGCTCGGCCGCCGGATCTCGATCCAGGGCCACGAGATGATCTACCGGGCGGTTTCCGATCGCGACGGCGCGGCGGCCGCCGCCGCGATGGAACAGCATCTGCGCGAGGTCCGCGAGATCAGCACACCCGGCGTTCCGTAG
- a CDS encoding acetamidase/formamidase family protein yields MTTLARQEQAAAFPVLQQHTGIDPAAVYVPAEPDRVLWGRLPCRADRAVVTVTSGTTVVVDTVSHEGILEDQGSDPVRYFGSHGVDRAEVLDDAIAVAAGRPREPGSGPHIVTGPIAVAGARPGDLLAVRIDALTMRAPYGVVSTRHGRGVLSGRAGFDGDYGQFCRVAPHEDGWFATMPLDAVGRAGHATFPLAPFLGIMGVATDTGTRVNSVPPGPHGGNIDVKLLTAGATVFLPVQAPEALFYIGDPHFAQGDGEVALTALEAPLRATLTLDLIPAAEIAGGFGGRIGPFAAAHGLLIPTGLHADLNTALELCVTHAVELVTGLFEADPRQAYLYLSAAADFTISQAVDQVRGVHGAVRRADFGRAADTAFARRILERVR; encoded by the coding sequence GTGACGACGCTGGCACGTCAGGAACAGGCCGCGGCCTTCCCGGTTCTGCAGCAGCACACGGGAATCGACCCGGCGGCGGTCTACGTTCCCGCAGAACCGGACAGGGTCCTCTGGGGGCGGCTGCCCTGCCGCGCCGACCGCGCGGTGGTCACGGTGACGTCGGGAACCACGGTGGTCGTCGATACCGTGAGCCACGAGGGAATCCTCGAAGACCAGGGCTCGGACCCGGTGCGGTACTTCGGAAGTCACGGCGTGGACCGTGCGGAGGTGCTGGACGACGCGATCGCGGTGGCGGCGGGCCGGCCGCGTGAGCCCGGCTCCGGGCCGCATATCGTGACCGGCCCGATCGCGGTCGCGGGCGCCCGGCCCGGGGATCTGCTGGCGGTGCGGATCGACGCGCTCACCATGCGCGCACCCTACGGTGTGGTGTCCACCCGGCACGGACGCGGAGTGCTCAGCGGCCGCGCCGGATTCGACGGCGACTACGGACAGTTCTGCCGAGTCGCACCGCACGAGGACGGCTGGTTCGCCACGATGCCGCTCGACGCGGTCGGGCGGGCCGGGCACGCGACCTTTCCGCTGGCGCCGTTCCTGGGCATCATGGGCGTGGCCACCGATACCGGGACCAGGGTGAACTCGGTACCGCCCGGGCCGCACGGCGGCAATATCGACGTCAAACTGCTCACCGCGGGCGCCACGGTGTTCCTGCCCGTCCAGGCCCCGGAGGCTCTGTTCTATATCGGTGATCCGCATTTCGCGCAGGGCGACGGCGAAGTGGCGCTGACGGCGCTGGAGGCTCCGTTGCGCGCGACACTGACCCTGGACCTGATCCCGGCCGCGGAAATCGCCGGCGGGTTCGGCGGCCGGATCGGACCGTTCGCCGCCGCCCACGGGCTGCTCATCCCCACCGGATTGCACGCCGATCTGAACACCGCCCTGGAACTGTGCGTGACCCATGCCGTGGAACTGGTCACCGGCCTGTTCGAGGCCGACCCCCGGCAGGCCTACCTGTACCTCAGCGCCGCCGCCGATTTCACGATCTCGCAGGCCGTCGACCAAGTGCGCGGCGTGCACGGGGCCGTGCGCCGGGCGGACTTCGGCCGGGCGGCCGATACCGCGTTCGCGCGCCGGATCCTGGAGCGAGTGCGGTGA
- a CDS encoding amidase family protein: protein MTGTAVDPEIDTTVWRVAGAPLVGATAPGPLTGQTVAVKDLYAVAGFPVGAGVPAYQEEQAPAPRHAAVVARLLSAGAQVAGIAHTDEFAYSLTGGNGGFGMPVNPAAPDRIPGGSTSGPAVAVARGEVGIGLGTDTAGSIRVPAAYQGLWGIRTTHGRVDTSGLLPLAQSFDSVGWVARDGATLAAVADCVLDGDSAASRGFVVDPAICAYADPSIAAAVRALAVGLGATPVEVAPADTWLAAFRTVQAFEAWANHGDWVAAHPGVLEPDVAERFAFAATVTGAQAAAARRVLDEAAETLRAALAGRALVLPTTATPAPPRSAGRPVWEAVRARTLRLTCLASIAGLPAVTMPLHPVATMPPGRGATMPPGPGATLPPRPGTETPPRPGAAPAGWCLLGAPGADRSLIRLALSTAAVLAEGSPHSEDRP from the coding sequence GTGACCGGGACGGCCGTGGACCCCGAGATCGACACCACCGTCTGGCGAGTGGCCGGGGCGCCGCTGGTCGGCGCGACCGCGCCGGGACCGCTCACCGGGCAGACCGTGGCCGTGAAAGACCTGTACGCGGTGGCCGGATTCCCGGTCGGCGCGGGCGTTCCCGCCTATCAGGAGGAGCAGGCCCCGGCGCCGCGTCACGCGGCCGTGGTGGCGCGTCTGCTGTCGGCGGGCGCACAGGTCGCCGGTATCGCGCACACCGACGAATTCGCCTACAGCCTCACCGGCGGCAACGGCGGGTTCGGCATGCCGGTGAATCCGGCCGCGCCCGATCGGATCCCGGGCGGTTCCACCAGTGGTCCGGCCGTCGCGGTGGCCCGCGGCGAGGTCGGCATCGGCCTGGGGACCGATACCGCCGGCTCCATCCGGGTGCCGGCCGCGTATCAGGGTCTGTGGGGGATCCGCACCACACACGGACGGGTCGACACTTCCGGCCTGCTCCCGCTCGCCCAGTCGTTCGACAGCGTCGGCTGGGTCGCCCGGGACGGCGCGACCCTGGCGGCCGTCGCGGACTGTGTCCTCGACGGCGACAGTGCCGCGTCCCGCGGTTTCGTGGTGGACCCGGCGATCTGCGCGTACGCCGACCCGTCGATCGCGGCCGCGGTACGCGCCCTCGCCGTCGGGCTCGGCGCCACGCCGGTCGAGGTCGCGCCCGCCGATACCTGGCTCGCCGCGTTCCGGACGGTCCAGGCCTTCGAAGCCTGGGCCAACCACGGCGACTGGGTGGCCGCACATCCCGGCGTGCTCGAACCCGATGTGGCCGAGCGGTTCGCCTTCGCCGCGACGGTGACCGGGGCACAGGCGGCGGCCGCGCGCCGCGTACTGGACGAGGCCGCCGAGACGCTGCGAGCCGCGCTCGCCGGTCGCGCCCTGGTGCTGCCGACCACCGCGACACCGGCCCCACCGCGTTCGGCGGGGCGGCCGGTATGGGAGGCCGTCCGCGCCCGCACACTCCGGCTGACCTGCCTGGCGTCCATCGCGGGGCTGCCCGCGGTCACGATGCCGCTGCACCCTGTCGCGACGATGCCGCCGGGCCGGGGCGCGACGATGCCGCCGGGCCCCGGCGCGACGCTCCCGCCGCGCCCGGGTACCGAGACTCCGCCGCGCCCGGGTGCGGCGCCGGCCGGCTGGTGCCTGCTCGGTGCGCCGGGCGCCGACCGTTCCCTGATCCGCCTCGCACTCAGCACTGCCGCTGTCCTGGCCGAGGGATCGCCACACAGTGAGGATCGACCATGA
- a CDS encoding ABC transporter substrate-binding protein, translated as MKHPLRHILSVIVVTVLAVAGLTACIATPDSAGGDPNAIRIGTLRGQPHLYAPYFMQRFAPENTSYEIVLFENSPDIKNALASGAVDIGVLGAPAMLAGIAAEQDVRIIASAADGGSGFVGRPEIRTPEDLRGKRIGFPAGSSQEIALKLTLRAHGLDPDTDVQLINLAYSDMAGAYSAGRVDAFLSAEMGVSIARQAGAHQIVSPYQTPIGATNIVLGGNGEFLDGQPDRARDTVRTFARAIDFMKGDHDAWANGLVQTFGTDRAVTDIAIENVTLRWELDDEFRQRVTELARQMVDFDQLPAAPDMAKVFRTEFLETAGTQR; from the coding sequence ATGAAACATCCACTTCGCCATATCCTCTCGGTCATCGTGGTCACGGTGCTGGCCGTGGCCGGCCTGACCGCCTGCATCGCCACACCCGACAGCGCCGGCGGCGACCCGAACGCCATCCGGATCGGGACGCTGCGCGGGCAGCCGCACCTCTACGCCCCCTATTTCATGCAGCGCTTCGCCCCGGAGAACACCAGTTACGAGATCGTGCTGTTCGAGAACTCACCGGATATCAAGAACGCCCTCGCCTCGGGCGCGGTCGATATCGGAGTCCTGGGCGCACCCGCGATGCTCGCCGGCATCGCGGCGGAACAGGACGTGCGGATCATCGCGTCGGCGGCCGACGGCGGGTCCGGATTCGTCGGCCGTCCGGAGATCCGCACACCGGAGGATCTGCGGGGCAAGCGGATCGGGTTCCCCGCCGGGTCCTCGCAGGAGATCGCCTTGAAACTCACCTTGCGGGCGCACGGACTGGACCCGGACACCGATGTGCAACTGATCAATCTGGCGTACTCGGATATGGCCGGCGCCTACAGCGCGGGCCGCGTAGACGCCTTCCTGAGCGCGGAAATGGGTGTATCGATCGCCCGGCAGGCCGGCGCCCACCAGATCGTCTCGCCCTACCAGACGCCGATCGGCGCGACCAATATCGTGCTCGGCGGCAACGGCGAGTTCCTCGACGGACAGCCCGACCGGGCGCGCGACACCGTGCGGACCTTCGCCCGCGCCATCGATTTCATGAAGGGCGATCACGACGCCTGGGCGAACGGACTCGTCCAGACCTTCGGAACGGACCGCGCGGTAACCGATATCGCCATCGAGAACGTCACTCTGCGCTGGGAGCTCGACGACGAGTTCCGGCAGCGGGTGACGGAGCTGGCCCGCCAAATGGTCGATTTCGACCAGCTGCCGGCCGCGCCGGATATGGCGAAGGTCTTCCGGACCGAATTCCTCGAGACCGCGGGTACGCAGCGATGA